The Neisseria subflava genomic interval TCGTCTTGAGTTGCCATGTTGTCAGTCTTTCAGTTTGAATAATAAAGTAATTTTAAGCTCTTAGGCTTTAATCAGCAATACTGCCGCTTGTGCTTCAATGGCTTCCATGCGCCCCAGATAGCCAAGTTTTTCGTTGGTTTTACCCTTGATGTTCACGCAGTTTTCAGGCAAACCCAAATCTGCGGCAATATTGGCGCGCATTGCCGGAATGTGTGGCGCAAGTTTTGGCTTTTGCGCAATCACGGTCGTATCGACATTAACCACCTTCCAACCCAATTCCTGCACGCTTTGATAAGCCTTGCGCAACAGCACACGGCTGTCTGCATCTTTGAATTCGGCGGCAGTATCAGGAAAATGACTGCCGATATCGCCCAAACCGGCTGCCCCCAACAGGGCATCGGTAATCGCATGCAAAAGTGCATCGGCATCTGAATGACCCAACAAGCCTTTTTCAAACGGAATGTTGACGCCACCGAGTATCAAATCTCGGCCTTCGACCAACTGATGGACATCGTAGCCCTGTCCGACACGGATATTCATGTTTGTTTCCTTAAATAATGGGTTTTGATTGTTCAGACGGCCTTGAGCAACAATCTGACAATGTATTCATCTTGCGGCAGCGTCAATTTCAAATTGCGCGTATCGCCCTGCACCAAGCGCGGCCGGATACCCAGTTTTTCAACAGCTGATGCTTCATCCGTAATCTCACTTAGATCATCAACCGATAAAGCTCGGTGTAACAAGGCCGTCTGAAAAAGCTGCGGCGTTTGCGCTTGCCATAATCCTGCGCGCGCAACGGTTTCATCAATATGATGACTGCCGTCTGAGCGCTTGAGCGTATCGGCTACCGGTATGGCCAAAATACCGCCTTCATCATTCTCACCCGCCTCATCAAGCAAACGCGTTAGCGCTTCAGCAGGCAGGCAACAGCGTGCGGCATCATGAACCAAAATATTGTCTTTCGCCTCGGCCAAACCTTGCTCCAATAAAACGGACACACCATTGCGTACCGTTTCGGCACGACTTGCCCCGCCTACTCGAAAGATGCGTACTTTCTCAGACAGGGCCGTCTGAAAAACCGAATCTTCCGGCGAAAGAATAACGGCAATTAAATCTATGCGGGAATGTTGCTCAAAGATTTCTATGGTA includes:
- the ispF gene encoding 2-C-methyl-D-erythritol 2,4-cyclodiphosphate synthase, whose product is MNIRVGQGYDVHQLVEGRDLILGGVNIPFEKGLLGHSDADALLHAITDALLGAAGLGDIGSHFPDTAAEFKDADSRVLLRKAYQSVQELGWKVVNVDTTVIAQKPKLAPHIPAMRANIAADLGLPENCVNIKGKTNEKLGYLGRMEAIEAQAAVLLIKA
- the ispD gene encoding 2-C-methyl-D-erythritol 4-phosphate cytidylyltransferase; the encoded protein is MMRRNIALIPAAGVGARFGAGKPKQYVEINGKTVLQHTIEIFEQHSRIDLIAVILSPEDSVFQTALSEKVRIFRVGGASRAETVRNGVSVLLEQGLAEAKDNILVHDAARCCLPAEALTRLLDEAGENDEGGILAIPVADTLKRSDGSHHIDETVARAGLWQAQTPQLFQTALLHRALSVDDLSEITDEASAVEKLGIRPRLVQGDTRNLKLTLPQDEYIVRLLLKAV